The following coding sequences are from one Alosa alosa isolate M-15738 ecotype Scorff River chromosome 13, AALO_Geno_1.1, whole genome shotgun sequence window:
- the LOC125306518 gene encoding serum paraoxonase/arylesterase 2-like: MDQKISPYFQMDRHSSVPHIYVADLFDSKVHVMERQDSNDLIPVKFVDVGSPVDNIEVDPETDDLWLGCHPDVWNFFSNNMEDPPGSEVIKITNILSDQPTVTQVYMDDGSVIIGSSVAATYGGKLLIGSVHHRALCCDLN, encoded by the exons ATGGATCAGAAGATATCACCATACTTCCAGATGGACAGGCACTCATCAGTACC GCACATATATGTGGCAGATCTATTCGACAGCAAAGTTCATGTGATGGAGAGACAAGACAGCAATGACTTAATACCTGTGAAG TTTGTGGATGTGGGATCACCTGTGGATAATATTGAAGTGGATCCTGAGACTGATGACTTGTGGTTGGGGTGTCATCCTGATGTCTGGAATTTTTTTTCCAATAACATGGAGGACCCACCAGGTTCAGAG GTTATTAAGATCACAAACATCCTCTCTGACCAGCCGACCGTGACACAGGTGTATATGGATGATGGGAGTGTGATCATCGGTTCCTCTGTGGCGGCGACCTATGGAGGAAAACTCCTCATCGGCTCAGTCCATCACAGGGCCCTATGCTGTGATCTTAATTAG